A genome region from Vibrio tapetis subsp. tapetis includes the following:
- a CDS encoding tRNA1(Val) (adenine(37)-N6)-methyltransferase, which translates to MDKRNSDKKTAITKDFNFKQFSIYGGMSGMPVSTDGILLGAWSTIEKSENILDIGTGTGLLSLMCAQRNQQAKITAIELDDHAYEAATHNFSHSPWQERLCLKHQNILTWQPEVTFDHIICNPPYFNHGEQARLQQRAAARHTDTLPHDKLLLKAWGLLSVEGRASFILPKMEGDQFIQLATSQGWSLTRYCEVKTSTRKPVSRLLFELSKKPSETLINELVIHTKEQYSDDFISLTHDFYLKM; encoded by the coding sequence ATGGATAAACGAAATAGCGATAAAAAAACTGCAATCACAAAAGATTTCAATTTTAAGCAGTTTTCCATTTATGGTGGTATGAGCGGCATGCCAGTCAGTACCGACGGCATTTTACTTGGCGCATGGAGCACGATTGAAAAGTCGGAAAATATCTTAGATATAGGAACAGGAACGGGGCTACTCTCGCTCATGTGCGCTCAACGAAATCAACAAGCTAAAATCACCGCAATCGAGCTAGATGACCATGCCTATGAAGCAGCGACGCATAATTTTTCCCATAGCCCGTGGCAGGAGCGCTTGTGCCTAAAGCATCAGAACATTTTAACTTGGCAGCCCGAGGTAACGTTCGATCATATTATCTGTAACCCTCCTTATTTTAATCATGGTGAACAGGCTCGCCTACAACAACGAGCCGCCGCTAGGCACACTGATACCCTGCCCCATGACAAATTATTACTTAAAGCTTGGGGCTTGCTTAGCGTTGAAGGCCGTGCCAGTTTCATTTTACCCAAAATGGAAGGCGACCAATTCATTCAGTTAGCCACTTCTCAAGGTTGGAGCTTAACTCGATACTGTGAAGTCAAAACAAGCACACGAAAACCTGTATCTCGACTTTTATTTGAATTGAGCAAAAAACCATCAGAAACACTTATAAATGAATTAGTTATCCATACTAAAGAGCAATACAGTGATGACTTTATTTCCTTAACTCATGACTTTTACTTAAAGATGTAG
- the srmB gene encoding ATP-dependent RNA helicase SrmB — MIRTFAELDLDSNILAAIDEMGYERPTDIQAQAIPQALEGKDILASAPTGTGKTAAFIIPALQYLLDFPRKKAGPARMLILTPTRELAMQVADHARLMAKHTNLNVITITGGVMYQDHADILSKTQDIVVATPGRLMEYIESERFDCRAIEWLILDEADRMLDMGFGPVVDRLSAECRWRKQSMLFSATLEGRGVAGFTADLLNNPAEVAAEPPRRERKPITQWYHRCDTAEHKLALLKEILSNQADRSIVFVKTRDRLAELRAQLESAQIPCAWIQGEMPQERRNNAIRRFRDGEINILLATDVAARGIDLPDVSHVINYDMPRSADVYVHRIGRTARAGKKGNALSLVEMHDHPMLSRVERYIKEEIKERFVEGMRPTHKKPVFKNKTKKNAKKKAKENSKKKTVKKKKK, encoded by the coding sequence GTGATCAGAACCTTTGCTGAACTCGACCTCGATTCAAACATCCTTGCCGCTATCGACGAGATGGGCTACGAGCGCCCTACCGATATTCAAGCGCAAGCGATCCCGCAAGCTCTAGAAGGTAAAGACATCCTTGCTTCTGCGCCAACGGGAACGGGTAAAACCGCTGCATTCATCATCCCTGCGCTGCAATACTTACTTGATTTCCCACGCAAGAAAGCTGGTCCTGCACGTATGCTGATCCTTACGCCTACTCGTGAACTAGCGATGCAAGTAGCGGATCATGCTCGATTAATGGCAAAACACACTAACTTAAATGTTATTACCATCACCGGTGGTGTGATGTACCAAGATCACGCTGACATTCTTTCTAAGACTCAAGATATCGTAGTGGCAACACCTGGTCGCTTGATGGAGTACATTGAATCTGAGCGCTTTGATTGCAGAGCCATTGAATGGTTAATCCTAGACGAAGCTGACCGTATGCTAGATATGGGCTTTGGTCCTGTCGTTGATCGCTTGTCTGCAGAATGTCGCTGGCGTAAACAATCAATGTTGTTCTCAGCAACATTGGAAGGCCGCGGTGTCGCCGGTTTTACGGCAGATCTGCTTAACAACCCAGCAGAAGTCGCTGCAGAGCCACCACGCCGCGAGCGTAAGCCCATTACACAGTGGTACCATCGCTGTGATACGGCTGAGCATAAATTGGCACTGCTTAAAGAAATTCTGTCAAATCAAGCTGATCGCAGTATCGTGTTTGTTAAAACACGCGACCGTCTGGCTGAGCTTCGTGCACAACTTGAAAGTGCACAGATCCCGTGTGCTTGGATTCAAGGCGAAATGCCTCAAGAGCGTCGTAACAATGCAATTCGTCGTTTCCGTGACGGTGAAATCAACATATTACTCGCAACAGACGTAGCCGCGCGTGGTATCGATTTACCTGACGTAAGCCATGTAATTAACTACGACATGCCTCGCAGTGCCGACGTGTACGTTCACCGTATTGGCCGTACTGCGCGTGCTGGTAAAAAAGGTAACGCACTTTCTCTAGTAGAAATGCACGATCACCCAATGCTGTCTCGCGTCGAGCGTTACATCAAAGAAGAGATCAAAGAGCGTTTCGTAGAAGGCATGCGCCCAACTCACAAGAAGCCTGTGTTTAAGAATAAGACGAAGAAAAACGCTAAGAAGAAAGCGAAAGAAAATTCAAAGAAAAAGACCGTTAAAAAGAAGAAGAAATAA
- a CDS encoding DUF6795 domain-containing protein — protein sequence MLNFLKPYSYKICPKINGVINKAGEPFPGLELNLHVEYGDSYFLHKATTDKKGRFHFDEIIIHRWLKPSELNNNVIGIELFVTSDGREKYMWASYVDALVLDQFIIENLASLECDLDSARYQYDFPNEKENSVPYNVYGICSLKGYVGKVINEDED from the coding sequence ATGTTGAATTTCCTAAAACCTTATTCCTATAAAATATGCCCAAAAATAAATGGAGTGATTAACAAGGCAGGAGAGCCTTTCCCCGGCCTAGAGTTGAATTTACATGTCGAATATGGAGATAGTTATTTTTTACATAAAGCGACAACCGACAAAAAAGGGCGATTTCACTTTGATGAGATTATAATACATCGCTGGCTTAAACCATCAGAACTTAATAATAACGTCATTGGTATAGAACTCTTTGTGACTTCCGACGGCAGAGAAAAATATATGTGGGCATCTTATGTCGATGCACTTGTGCTAGACCAGTTTATTATCGAAAATCTGGCAAGCCTAGAATGTGACTTAGATTCCGCAAGGTACCAATACGACTTTCCCAATGAAAAAGAAAATAGTGTTCCATATAATGTATATGGAATATGTAGTTTAAAAGGGTATGTAGGAAAGGTAATTAATGAGGATGAGGATTAA
- a CDS encoding lipase family protein — translation MAVLSPKVASKIANMPYQLIVNDKPLIVHSSVKHHFAFNREKRGFEGKTGGILGFLGFGARAEGFAIIGLGKGKYKDELVISVRGTKRVNDWVTNLNIGLKGTPNGALGHAGFINTFHTLRPKIKQFLLSQSRIPKRIHCVGHSLGGALASLFADWLKDEFSIRVNLYTFGAPRIGHESYTRKSDQANDKIYRCTHGADPVPMIPLWPFQHAPYCGHEYRLDNSSGINKNTHGMGPRASPGYVNTANAEDWGTLNIRSNHFLNTPVRLKFEHRNQATFTGYWSDKLSAALTTLLKDAGYFNAMTVQAALSSGLTFYDKLAQCVEKMAAASTKLAEQTMGLLGHMLAFAGRTVTKITKLTAKYIKWVFDVTLKKLYLAAHSAISSLD, via the coding sequence ATGGCAGTATTATCACCAAAAGTAGCTTCCAAAATAGCAAATATGCCGTATCAGCTAATAGTGAATGATAAGCCATTGATTGTACATTCATCTGTTAAACACCATTTTGCTTTTAACAGAGAAAAAAGAGGCTTTGAGGGAAAAACCGGGGGAATACTGGGTTTTTTAGGCTTTGGTGCCCGTGCCGAGGGATTTGCCATTATAGGGCTTGGGAAAGGTAAATATAAAGATGAATTGGTTATATCGGTAAGAGGTACTAAGCGGGTTAATGATTGGGTAACTAACTTAAATATTGGCCTAAAAGGTACTCCTAATGGCGCCTTGGGCCACGCTGGTTTTATTAATACTTTTCATACCTTAAGGCCCAAGATCAAACAGTTTCTGTTGTCTCAATCAAGAATACCTAAGCGAATTCACTGCGTCGGTCATAGTCTTGGTGGAGCGCTAGCGTCGCTTTTTGCCGATTGGTTGAAAGATGAGTTTTCAATACGAGTCAATCTATATACATTTGGTGCGCCTCGTATAGGACATGAAAGCTATACACGTAAGTCAGATCAGGCAAATGACAAAATATACAGATGCACCCATGGTGCCGACCCTGTACCAATGATCCCATTGTGGCCATTTCAGCACGCCCCATACTGTGGTCATGAATACCGTTTGGATAATAGTTCAGGGATTAATAAGAACACCCACGGAATGGGGCCAAGGGCTAGTCCTGGATATGTAAATACAGCAAACGCAGAAGATTGGGGCACACTGAATATTCGCTCAAATCACTTTCTGAACACCCCAGTTCGGTTGAAATTTGAGCATCGCAATCAAGCGACCTTTACTGGATATTGGTCCGATAAGTTGAGCGCAGCATTAACAACTTTGCTCAAGGATGCGGGCTATTTCAATGCAATGACCGTACAGGCTGCCCTATCAAGTGGGTTAACGTTCTATGACAAGCTCGCGCAATGTGTTGAAAAGATGGCGGCTGCGTCGACAAAACTAGCCGAGCAAACAATGGGGTTGTTAGGTCATATGCTCGCCTTTGCGGGTAGAACAGTGACAAAAATTACAAAATTGACGGCCAAATATATTAAGTGGGTATTTGATGTCACGCTGAAAAAGCTCTATTTAGCTGCGCATAGTGCGATTTCGTCATTGGATTAA
- the yaaA gene encoding peroxide stress protein YaaA, with amino-acid sequence MLIVVSPAKTLDYESPLATEQFTLPELVDHSAELMKECRKLSPSDIAGLMKVSDKIAGLNVARFEQWSPDFTFDNARQAVLAFKGDVYTGLDAQSFSEQDFKYAQQHLRMLSGLYGLLKPLDLMQPYRLEMGTKLSNERGSNLYQFWGSIITNKLNDAVSAQGDQTLVNLASNEYFKAVKPKLLDATVITPVFKDCKNGQYKVISFFAKKARGMMARYIIQNQIDSVEKLKQFDVAGYYFVEAESTATNLVFKREEQS; translated from the coding sequence ATGCTAATTGTTGTATCACCGGCAAAAACCCTAGACTACGAGTCGCCATTAGCGACAGAGCAATTCACACTCCCTGAATTGGTTGATCACAGCGCAGAGTTAATGAAAGAGTGCCGCAAGCTTTCTCCTTCAGATATTGCAGGCCTGATGAAGGTGAGTGACAAAATTGCAGGCTTAAATGTTGCGCGTTTTGAACAATGGAGCCCAGACTTTACTTTTGATAATGCTCGTCAGGCAGTGTTAGCCTTTAAAGGCGACGTATACACTGGCCTTGATGCGCAAAGTTTCTCAGAACAAGATTTTAAATACGCCCAGCAGCACTTAAGAATGCTTTCGGGCTTGTATGGATTACTAAAACCTTTGGATCTTATGCAGCCATACCGCTTGGAGATGGGAACAAAGCTCTCAAATGAACGAGGAAGTAACCTTTATCAGTTCTGGGGCTCGATTATTACCAATAAGCTTAACGACGCTGTGAGTGCTCAAGGGGACCAAACATTGGTGAACTTGGCATCAAATGAATACTTCAAAGCGGTGAAACCCAAATTACTCGATGCTACGGTGATTACTCCAGTGTTTAAAGATTGCAAAAACGGTCAATATAAAGTGATCAGCTTTTTTGCTAAAAAAGCGCGTGGCATGATGGCGAGATACATTATTCAAAATCAAATTGATTCGGTAGAGAAACTAAAACAATTTGATGTGGCCGGTTACTACTTTGTCGAAGCGGAATCGACAGCGACCAACTTGGTCTTTAAGCGCGAAGAGCAGAGCTAA